The Kluyvera intermedia genome window below encodes:
- a CDS encoding microcin C ABC transporter permease YejB, with translation MGAYLIRRLLLIIPTLWAIITLNFFIVQIAPGGPVDQAIAAVEFGQQSSLPGGGGMGGGQSRAGLSNIAESQYRGGRGLDPEVIAEITQRYGFDKPLHERYFKMLGDYLRFDFGNSLFRNASVMQLMKESLPVSVSLGLWSTLIIYLVSIPLGIRKAVYNGSRFDVWSSTGIIIGYAIPAFLFAIVLIVFFAGGSYYDIFPLRGLVSANFDTLPWYLKITDYLWHITLPVLATVIGGFAALTMLTKNSFLDEIRKQYVVTARAKGVGEKQILWKHIFRNAMLLVIAGFPATFISMFFTGSLLIEVMFSLNGLGLLGYEATVSRDYPVMFGTLYIFTLIGLLMNIVSDISYTLVDPRIDFEGR, from the coding sequence ATGGGTGCCTATCTTATCCGCCGTCTGCTACTGATAATCCCCACCCTATGGGCGATTATCACCCTCAACTTTTTCATTGTGCAAATTGCGCCCGGTGGCCCGGTAGACCAGGCGATTGCGGCGGTGGAATTCGGTCAGCAAAGCAGCCTGCCCGGCGGCGGTGGAATGGGCGGTGGACAGTCACGCGCGGGCCTGAGCAATATCGCTGAAAGCCAGTATCGTGGAGGGCGCGGTCTTGATCCCGAAGTGATCGCCGAGATCACCCAGCGTTACGGTTTTGATAAACCGCTGCATGAGCGCTATTTCAAAATGCTCGGTGATTATCTGCGGTTTGATTTCGGCAACAGTCTCTTTCGCAATGCTTCAGTGATGCAACTGATGAAAGAAAGTCTGCCGGTCTCGGTCTCGCTGGGCTTATGGAGCACGCTGATTATCTACCTGGTGTCCATTCCGCTGGGGATCCGCAAGGCGGTGTATAACGGTAGCCGCTTTGATGTCTGGAGCAGTACCGGCATTATTATCGGCTACGCCATTCCTGCATTCTTGTTCGCAATTGTGCTGATTGTGTTTTTCGCTGGCGGCAGCTATTACGATATTTTCCCGCTACGTGGGCTGGTGTCAGCCAACTTTGACACCCTGCCGTGGTATCTGAAAATCACCGATTATCTCTGGCATATTACGCTGCCGGTGCTGGCAACGGTCATTGGCGGTTTTGCCGCACTGACTATGCTGACCAAAAACTCGTTTCTTGATGAGATCCGCAAACAATATGTGGTGACCGCGCGGGCAAAAGGCGTTGGTGAAAAGCAGATCCTGTGGAAGCACATTTTTCGCAACGCCATGCTGCTGGTTATCGCGGGTTTCCCCGCCACCTTTATCAGCATGTTTTTTACCGGTTCACTGCTGATTGAGGTGATGTTCTCTTTAAATGGGCTGGGGTTGCTGGGCTATGAGGCCACCGTCTCCCGTGACTATCCGGTGATGTTCGGCACGCTATACATTTTCACGCTCATCGGACTGCTGATGAATATCGTCAGCGATATCAGCTACACGCTGGTTGATCCGCGCATTGATTTTGAGGGTCGCTAA
- a CDS encoding extracellular solute-binding protein, with translation MVFSLPLQAQTIKESDAFAVIGEPKYAVNFDHFDYVNPAAPKGGNVTLAALGTFDNFNRYALRGNAAVRTDALYDGLYTTSDDEPGSYYPQVAEHARYADDYSWVELTLNPNARFHDGSPITARDVAFTFDKFMTEGVPQFRLIYKGTTVSAIAPLTVRIVLAKPGKEDMLGLFTLPILPQKFWKDHKLSDPLSTPPLASGPYRISDWKMGQYIVYSRVKDYWGAELPINRGRWNFDTLRYDYYLDDNVAFEAFKAGAYDVRTESSAKNWATRYIGKNFTSGFIIKDEQKNNAAQDTRWLAFNIQRPVFADRRVREAVGMAFDFEWMNKALFYNAYSRANSYFQNTEYAARGYPDADELTLLAPLNSELPPEVFTSIYQPPTSRGDGYDRDNLLKAGNLLTEAGWVLKGQQRVNEKTGQPLRFELLLPSGGNDQWVMPFQHNLRRLGITMDVRQVDISQVTNRMRKRDYDMMPRLWRAMPWPSSDLQIAWSSEYINSTYNSPGVASPAIDSLIKQIILGQGNQQKLLPLGRALDRVLTWNYYMLPMWFMSGSRIAYWGKFSYPNVHPLYSSGTDAPGFDTWWYDVNKAAKLPAARR, from the coding sequence ATGGTATTCAGCCTTCCCCTTCAGGCCCAGACAATAAAAGAGAGCGATGCGTTTGCCGTCATTGGCGAACCGAAGTACGCCGTCAACTTTGATCACTTTGATTACGTTAATCCTGCCGCACCCAAAGGCGGTAACGTCACGCTAGCGGCGCTGGGGACCTTCGATAACTTCAACCGCTATGCCCTACGCGGCAATGCCGCTGTGCGCACTGACGCGCTGTACGATGGCCTGTATACGACCTCCGACGATGAGCCCGGTAGCTACTACCCGCAGGTCGCTGAACACGCCCGCTATGCTGATGATTACTCGTGGGTTGAGCTCACCCTAAACCCCAACGCTCGCTTTCACGACGGCAGCCCGATTACGGCGCGCGATGTCGCGTTTACCTTTGATAAATTTATGACCGAAGGGGTGCCGCAGTTTCGCCTGATTTATAAAGGTACTACGGTCAGCGCTATCGCCCCCCTCACTGTCCGTATTGTGCTGGCAAAGCCGGGTAAAGAGGATATGTTAGGCCTGTTTACCCTGCCCATTTTGCCGCAGAAGTTCTGGAAGGATCATAAGCTTAGCGACCCATTGAGCACGCCTCCCCTGGCCAGTGGCCCTTACCGCATCAGCGACTGGAAAATGGGTCAGTACATCGTTTACTCCCGTGTGAAAGATTACTGGGGGGCCGAGTTACCTATTAACCGCGGACGCTGGAACTTCGACACTCTGCGCTACGATTATTACCTCGATGATAATGTCGCTTTCGAAGCCTTCAAAGCAGGTGCCTACGATGTGCGTACTGAAAGCAGCGCCAAAAACTGGGCCACACGCTATATCGGCAAGAACTTCACCAGCGGCTTTATCATCAAAGATGAGCAGAAGAATAACGCGGCGCAGGATACCCGCTGGCTGGCCTTTAACATCCAGCGTCCCGTCTTTGCCGACCGCCGTGTACGCGAAGCTGTCGGGATGGCGTTTGATTTTGAATGGATGAACAAGGCGCTGTTTTACAACGCCTACAGCCGGGCGAACAGTTATTTTCAGAATACCGAATATGCCGCACGCGGTTATCCTGATGCCGACGAGCTGACGCTGCTGGCACCGTTAAACAGCGAACTGCCGCCTGAAGTTTTCACCTCAATTTATCAACCGCCGACCTCGCGTGGCGATGGCTATGACCGTGATAACTTGCTAAAGGCAGGTAATTTGCTCACCGAGGCTGGCTGGGTGCTGAAAGGCCAGCAACGGGTGAATGAAAAAACCGGACAACCGCTGCGTTTTGAACTGCTTCTCCCCTCCGGCGGAAACGACCAATGGGTGATGCCTTTCCAGCATAATTTACGCCGCCTGGGTATCACCATGGACGTGCGCCAGGTGGATATCTCGCAGGTCACCAACCGCATGCGTAAGCGTGATTACGATATGATGCCCCGCCTGTGGCGCGCGATGCCGTGGCCAAGTTCGGATTTACAGATAGCCTGGTCGTCTGAATACATCAACTCGACCTACAACTCCCCCGGTGTCGCCAGTCCAGCCATCGACAGTCTGATTAAGCAGATTATTCTCGGGCAGGGTAATCAGCAGAAACTGCTGCCTTTGGGGCGGGCGCTGGATCGGGTGCTTACCTGGAATTATTACATGCTGCCGATGTGGTTTATGTCCGGCAGCCGAATCGCCTATTGGGGCAAATTTTCCTACCCTAACGTACACCCGCTCTACAGTTCCGGCACTGATGCGCCCGGCTTTGACACCTGGTGGTATGACGTTAATAAAGCGGCGAAACTGCCCGCAGCTCGACGTTAA
- a CDS encoding cyclic di-GMP phosphodiesterase yields MFTRERLANRRTILISIAAGVLIALIAGALQFSIFHHRRAAQFDSTISSLQNYLENYFSQILVTMDSLQPLTLNQCADVSSDLTARAAFSMNVRAFLLVNNHVAYCSSATGPMDLPLKDLVPDLDLSKNHVMGILAGTPMMPATPAFVLWVKSPLLENRGVFASINANLMPWVLYSSKQTPYNGVALVVNGKTAISTFSPKPLPLSAITDTAVRHVKIKGVPLEVYLYSSATGTDGLVFSILLGLTCGVLGGLLCFYIRTIHSRPGKEILSAIKNQQFYVVYQPVIDAKNQQIGGVEALMRWSHPTAGNIPPDAFISFAEAQNLIVPLTRHLFELIARDAQTLKEVLPPGAKLGVNIAPSHLIAESFQQDIRTLAASLPDNYFQLVLEITERDMLNQEKAMSLFTWLRGENIEIAIDDFGTGHSALIYLERFTLDYLKIDRGFVNAIGRETVTSPVLDAVLTLSHRLNLVTVAEGVETQEQATWLSEHGVDYLQGYLISRPLTLQELVAEHRKPAKYFTSEGRSFTLPE; encoded by the coding sequence ATGTTTACTCGTGAAAGATTGGCTAACCGCCGCACTATCCTCATCAGTATTGCCGCTGGCGTACTGATTGCGCTTATTGCAGGCGCATTGCAGTTTTCAATCTTTCACCACCGCCGCGCCGCTCAGTTTGATAGCACCATTTCCAGTCTGCAAAACTATTTAGAAAACTACTTCAGTCAGATTCTGGTGACTATGGATTCGCTGCAACCGCTGACGCTCAATCAATGCGCAGATGTCTCCTCTGACTTAACCGCCCGCGCCGCCTTCAGCATGAACGTCCGAGCCTTTCTGCTGGTCAATAATCATGTGGCATATTGTTCTTCCGCTACCGGCCCAATGGATCTTCCGCTCAAGGATTTAGTCCCGGATCTCGATCTCAGCAAAAATCACGTGATGGGGATTTTAGCCGGCACACCGATGATGCCCGCGACCCCAGCCTTTGTCCTGTGGGTGAAAAGCCCGCTGCTGGAAAATCGTGGCGTGTTTGCCTCGATTAACGCCAACCTGATGCCGTGGGTGCTCTACTCATCAAAGCAAACGCCTTATAACGGCGTGGCGCTGGTGGTGAATGGTAAAACCGCCATTTCGACTTTTAGCCCTAAGCCCCTCCCCCTTTCCGCCATTACCGACACCGCGGTAAGACACGTGAAAATAAAAGGCGTACCGCTGGAGGTCTATCTCTACAGCAGCGCAACGGGAACAGACGGCCTGGTATTTTCCATTCTGCTCGGGCTAACCTGCGGCGTGCTTGGCGGGCTTCTGTGCTTTTACATACGGACTATCCATTCCCGGCCGGGTAAAGAGATCCTCTCGGCCATTAAGAACCAGCAATTTTATGTGGTGTATCAGCCGGTCATCGACGCCAAAAACCAGCAAATCGGCGGGGTGGAAGCCCTGATGCGCTGGTCGCATCCAACGGCGGGCAATATTCCACCGGATGCGTTTATCAGCTTCGCTGAAGCACAGAATTTGATTGTTCCACTTACCCGGCATTTATTCGAATTAATTGCCCGCGATGCGCAGACGCTTAAAGAGGTGCTGCCCCCGGGGGCGAAACTCGGCGTTAATATTGCGCCCAGTCATCTGATTGCAGAGAGCTTCCAGCAGGATATCCGCACACTCGCCGCCAGCCTGCCTGACAACTATTTCCAGTTGGTGCTCGAAATTACCGAACGCGACATGCTCAACCAGGAGAAAGCGATGAGTCTGTTTACCTGGCTGCGCGGTGAAAACATTGAGATCGCCATTGACGATTTTGGTACCGGTCATAGCGCGCTTATCTATCTTGAGCGCTTTACTCTCGATTATCTGAAAATCGACCGTGGTTTCGTTAACGCGATCGGCCGTGAAACGGTCACGTCGCCGGTATTGGATGCCGTCTTAACACTCTCCCATCGCCTGAATCTGGTGACGGTGGCTGAGGGGGTGGAAACGCAAGAGCAGGCGACCTGGCTTAGTGAGCACGGCGTCGATTACCTGCAGGGTTATCTGATAAGCCGTCCACTGACGCTTCAGGAGTTGGTGGCCGAACATCGTAAGCCAGCAAAATATTTCACAAGTGAAGGAAGGTCATTTACTCTTCCAGAGTAA
- the mepS gene encoding bifunctional murein DD-endopeptidase/murein LD-carboxypeptidase, protein MVKSQPILRYILRAIPAVAVAVLLSACSTTSNTAKNMHSETHGVGSEDTSSLQASQDEFETMVRNLDVKSRLMDQYAGWKGVRYRLGGDTKRGVDCSSFVQRTFREQFGLELPRSTSEQRESGKSVSRSQLRTGDLVLFRAGSTGRHVGIYIGNNQFVHASTSSGVMISSMNEPYWKKRYNEARRVLSRS, encoded by the coding sequence ATGGTCAAATCTCAGCCGATTTTGAGATATATCTTGCGAGCGATACCAGCAGTAGCAGTCGCGGTTCTGCTTTCTGCATGTAGTACCACCAGTAATACCGCAAAGAACATGCATTCTGAGACGCATGGTGTGGGTAGCGAAGACACTTCTTCACTGCAAGCCTCTCAGGATGAATTTGAAACCATGGTGCGTAACCTCGACGTGAAATCCCGTCTGATGGATCAATACGCAGGATGGAAAGGTGTCCGTTACCGTCTGGGCGGCGACACCAAACGTGGTGTTGACTGTTCAAGCTTTGTACAGCGTACATTCCGTGAACAATTTGGTTTAGAGCTGCCGCGTTCAACGTCGGAACAGCGTGAATCAGGCAAGTCAGTTTCACGCAGCCAACTTCGTACCGGTGATTTAGTATTGTTCCGCGCAGGCTCCACTGGACGCCACGTTGGAATTTACATCGGCAATAATCAGTTTGTTCATGCTTCCACCAGCAGTGGTGTGATGATTTCCAGCATGAATGAGCCATACTGGAAAAAACGTTACAACGAAGCTCGCCGTGTCCTGAGTCGTTCGTAA
- a CDS encoding phosphatase PAP2 family protein, which yields MRTRFPLIIVLNAAGVALFMSWFIPVNHGFWSVVDTAIFRFFNQGLNAGNLTYAGFLAVINNRAFDGCALLAMGCLMLSFWLKEDSNGRRRVVIIGLVMLLSAVIVNQLAQHLVPVTRSSPSLSVPGAHRVSDVISFNTKDGSRDSFPGDHGMMLLIFAAFMWRYFGRKAFAIALAIFVVFAFPRVMIGAHWFTDIAVGSLTSVLIGVPWILLTPLSDKIIVLFEQNLPYLRVQSAPHK from the coding sequence ATGCGTACACGCTTTCCCTTGATTATTGTCCTTAACGCCGCCGGTGTGGCGTTATTTATGTCCTGGTTTATTCCCGTGAATCATGGGTTCTGGTCGGTCGTGGACACCGCTATTTTCCGCTTCTTTAACCAGGGGCTTAACGCAGGCAACCTGACCTATGCCGGTTTTTTAGCGGTCATCAATAATCGCGCCTTTGACGGCTGTGCGCTGCTGGCAATGGGCTGTCTGATGCTAAGCTTCTGGCTTAAAGAAGACAGCAACGGACGTCGTCGGGTGGTGATTATCGGACTGGTGATGCTACTGTCAGCGGTCATCGTCAATCAACTGGCGCAGCACCTTGTCCCGGTGACTCGCAGCAGCCCTTCACTGTCTGTGCCGGGCGCCCATCGAGTGAGTGACGTTATTTCGTTTAATACCAAAGATGGTTCACGGGATAGCTTCCCGGGCGATCACGGCATGATGTTGCTGATATTCGCGGCCTTCATGTGGCGCTATTTTGGCCGTAAAGCATTCGCTATCGCGCTGGCTATTTTTGTCGTTTTTGCCTTCCCTCGGGTCATGATCGGCGCACACTGGTTTACGGATATCGCCGTGGGTTCACTAACCTCCGTGCTCATCGGCGTGCCATGGATTCTGTTGACGCCGTTAAGTGATAAAATCATCGTGCTGTTTGAACAAAACTTACCCTATTTAAGGGTGCAGAGCGCGCCGCATAAATAA
- a CDS encoding CobW family GTP-binding protein: protein MTKTNLITGFLGSGKTTSILHLLAHKPADEKWAVLVNEFGEVGIDGALLADSGALLKEIPGGCMCCVNGLPMQVGLNTLLRQGKPDRLLIEPTGLGHPKQILDLLTAPVYEPWIDLRATVCVMDPRQLLEDKIVDNENFRDQLAVADIIVSNKSDRATPESQQAMRHWWQQNGAERLHVLATQGNIDIALLDTPRHNLTELAASAAHSHSHPTNKGLAALSLPEHQRWRRSVNQGQGYHACGWIFDADTQFDTIGLLEWARLAPVARLKAVMRIPEGLVRINRQGADLHIETQNVAPPDSRVELINDAETDWNLLQSALLKLRLG, encoded by the coding sequence GTGACTAAAACCAATCTAATTACCGGCTTTCTCGGCAGCGGGAAAACGACCTCTATCCTCCACCTGCTCGCCCATAAACCCGCCGACGAAAAATGGGCCGTACTGGTCAATGAGTTTGGCGAAGTCGGTATCGACGGCGCGCTATTAGCCGATAGTGGAGCCTTACTCAAAGAGATCCCCGGTGGCTGTATGTGCTGCGTCAATGGTCTGCCGATGCAGGTGGGTTTGAACACCCTGCTACGCCAAGGCAAACCTGACCGTCTGCTGATTGAGCCCACGGGCCTTGGTCACCCCAAACAAATCCTCGACCTGTTAACCGCTCCCGTATATGAACCGTGGATAGATCTGCGTGCCACGGTGTGCGTAATGGATCCGCGTCAGCTGCTGGAGGATAAAATCGTCGATAATGAAAACTTCCGCGACCAGCTCGCGGTGGCGGATATTATCGTCAGTAACAAATCCGATCGTGCTACACCGGAAAGTCAGCAGGCAATGCGCCACTGGTGGCAGCAAAACGGCGCTGAACGCCTGCACGTCCTGGCCACACAGGGAAATATTGATATCGCTCTCCTTGATACGCCGCGCCACAACCTGACCGAACTTGCGGCAAGTGCTGCGCACAGCCATTCGCATCCGACAAATAAAGGGCTCGCGGCACTGAGTTTGCCAGAGCATCAACGCTGGCGTCGCAGTGTCAATCAAGGCCAGGGCTATCATGCCTGCGGCTGGATTTTCGATGCTGATACCCAGTTTGATACCATCGGTCTGCTGGAGTGGGCACGCCTGGCCCCGGTAGCGCGATTGAAAGCCGTTATGCGTATTCCGGAAGGGCTGGTTCGCATTAACCGCCAGGGTGCCGACTTACATATTGAAACGCAGAATGTCGCCCCGCCCGATAGCCGTGTTGAGCTTATCAACGACGCAGAGACAGATTGGAATTTACTCCAATCAGCACTGTTGAAACTTCGTTTAGGGTAA
- a CDS encoding mannitol dehydrogenase family protein, whose protein sequence is MKTIASSTLPANVQLPQYARQQLRSRIVHFGFGAFHRAHQALLTNRVLNQHGGDWGICEISLFSGDVLMSQLRQQDHLFTVMEKSAAGNQPIIVGAVNECLNAKLDSLAAIIEKFCEPQVAIVSLTITEKGYCIDPATGHLDLTQPRIIHDLHSPTEPHSAPGILVEALHRRRERGLPAFTVLSCDNIPDNGHVVKNAVLDMAKQRSPQLANWIAEHVSFPGTMVDRIVPAATKDSLAEITRELGVEDPCAISCEPFIQWVIEDNFVAGRPDWGSVGAQMVDDVLPWEEMKLRMLNGSHSFLAYLGYLAGYAHISDCMQDASFRRAARHLMMAEQAPTLRITHVDFDAYADSLIERFSNPALQHRTWQIAMDGSQKLPQRLLDGIRIHLNEGSRWSLLALGVAAWMRYVSGTDDAGNTIDIRDPLAEKIHNLVSNSSNDSRVEALLTLQEIFGRDLPANPQFVQAIEGAWQTLVQQGARQALLTALNG, encoded by the coding sequence ATGAAGACAATAGCCTCCAGCACCCTTCCCGCAAACGTGCAGTTACCACAATATGCCAGGCAACAACTACGTTCGCGCATTGTGCACTTCGGTTTTGGTGCCTTTCATCGTGCGCACCAGGCGTTGCTGACCAACCGAGTACTGAATCAGCACGGTGGCGACTGGGGCATTTGTGAAATTAGCCTGTTCAGCGGCGATGTACTGATGAGTCAGCTGCGTCAGCAGGATCATCTGTTTACCGTGATGGAAAAAAGCGCAGCCGGTAACCAGCCGATTATCGTTGGTGCGGTGAACGAGTGTCTGAACGCTAAGCTGGACTCATTGGCGGCTATTATCGAAAAATTCTGCGAACCGCAGGTGGCGATTGTGTCATTGACCATCACCGAGAAAGGCTATTGCATCGACCCGGCAACAGGGCATCTGGATCTGACTCAGCCGCGCATCATTCACGATCTCCATTCACCGACGGAGCCTCATTCTGCGCCCGGGATCCTCGTTGAAGCCCTGCATCGCCGCCGCGAACGCGGTCTGCCAGCATTTACCGTTCTCTCCTGCGATAACATTCCCGACAACGGTCACGTGGTGAAAAACGCGGTGCTGGATATGGCTAAGCAGCGTTCCCCGCAGCTAGCAAACTGGATTGCTGAACATGTCAGCTTTCCGGGCACCATGGTTGACCGTATCGTTCCCGCCGCAACCAAAGACTCACTGGCGGAAATCACCCGCGAGCTCGGCGTAGAAGATCCGTGCGCCATTAGCTGCGAACCGTTTATTCAGTGGGTAATAGAAGATAACTTCGTCGCCGGTCGCCCGGATTGGGGCAGCGTTGGCGCACAGATGGTCGATGATGTTCTCCCGTGGGAAGAGATGAAGCTACGCATGCTAAACGGTAGCCATTCATTCCTCGCGTATCTGGGCTATCTGGCGGGCTATGCGCACATCAGCGACTGTATGCAGGATGCCTCATTTCGTCGTGCCGCGCGCCATTTGATGATGGCGGAACAGGCGCCGACATTACGCATCACCCATGTTGATTTCGATGCCTATGCCGACAGTCTGATTGAGCGTTTCAGTAACCCGGCATTGCAGCACCGCACCTGGCAAATCGCCATGGACGGCAGTCAAAAGCTTCCCCAGCGGTTACTTGACGGTATTCGTATCCATCTAAACGAAGGCTCTCGCTGGTCGCTGCTGGCGCTGGGTGTTGCCGCCTGGATGCGCTATGTCAGCGGCACGGACGATGCCGGGAATACCATTGATATCCGCGACCCACTGGCTGAAAAAATTCACAACCTTGTGAGCAACAGCAGCAATGACAGCCGCGTCGAAGCGTTACTGACCTTACAGGAAATTTTTGGTCGCGACCTACCCGCCAATCCGCAATTCGTGCAGGCAATTGAAGGCGCATGGCAAACGCTGGTTCAGCAAGGTGCCCGTCAGGCGCTGTTGACCGCACTTAACGGATAA